The following proteins come from a genomic window of Fontisubflavum oceani:
- a CDS encoding ABC transporter permease: MMDSPPKAMQTGMGVRRFGRVNWLGLYTLAMREVMRFVVVWTQTLLAPLVTAGLFILIFSLAIGGQRGDVMGVSFLHFIAPGILMMTVIQNAFANTSSSIVIGKVQGNIVDTLMPPLSPLELVVGYIIGGVVRGVLVALAVTLVMFPIIGLSVAHPLWAFTFVVLGGIFLGGVGIVAGIIAQKFDQIAAITNFIVVPLSFLSGTFYSIEALPGWLNTLTHWNPVFYLIDGVRYGVLGTSDSSPWLGLAVASGASLAVIALGWRWFKTGYRLKS; this comes from the coding sequence ATGATGGACAGCCCACCCAAAGCGATGCAAACCGGCATGGGCGTGCGCCGTTTCGGCCGGGTCAATTGGCTTGGCCTCTACACATTGGCGATGCGCGAGGTGATGCGGTTTGTGGTGGTCTGGACGCAAACGCTTCTGGCGCCGCTGGTCACCGCCGGGCTCTTTATCCTGATCTTCAGCCTGGCGATTGGTGGGCAGCGCGGCGATGTGATGGGTGTCAGCTTCCTGCATTTCATCGCGCCGGGTATCTTGATGATGACGGTGATCCAGAATGCATTCGCCAACACCTCGTCCTCAATCGTGATCGGCAAGGTTCAGGGCAATATCGTCGACACATTGATGCCGCCGCTTAGCCCTCTGGAACTGGTCGTGGGCTATATCATCGGCGGCGTTGTGCGCGGTGTCTTGGTGGCGCTGGCCGTGACCCTGGTGATGTTCCCGATCATCGGGCTGAGCGTCGCGCATCCGCTTTGGGCGTTCACCTTCGTTGTCCTGGGCGGCATCTTCCTCGGCGGGGTCGGCATCGTCGCGGGCATCATTGCGCAGAAATTCGACCAGATCGCCGCGATCACCAACTTCATCGTCGTGCCCTTGAGTTTCCTCTCCGGCACCTTTTATTCGATTGAGGCATTGCCCGGTTGGCTCAACACGCTGACCCATTGGAACCCGGTGTTCTATCTGATCGACGGGGTCCGATATGGGGTCCTGGGCACCTCGGACAGCTCGCCCTGGCTGGGTTTGGCCGTGGCCTCGGGCGCGAGTCTGGCGGTGATTGCGTTGGGCTGGCGGTGGTTCAAGACGGGATATCGGCTGAAATCATGA
- a CDS encoding DMT family transporter codes for MSRRPPPSSNIAQNPALAVLFILAATVFIAATTLLAKALGTDALGPALHPLQVSHGRFLFAWIAIVATVAALRPRLTWPDWSNHIARTVCGWGGVTLMFAAAALIPLSDATAISFLNPVFGMILAIPLLGERVGPWRWLAAAIAFAGALLLIRPGAEAIQLGAVLALGAAMLMGLELIFIKRLAGRERPLQVLFVNNSLGLVIASLAVIAVWHPPTPAQWAGLAGLGVAMACAQFCFVNGMARADASFVTPFTYMTLVLAALYDLVIFDVMPDAISIGGAAIIVTGAALLAWREAVHRR; via the coding sequence GTGAGCCGCCGCCCGCCGCCCTCCAGCAATATCGCGCAGAACCCTGCGCTCGCAGTCCTGTTCATTTTGGCCGCGACGGTTTTCATCGCCGCCACCACGCTTTTGGCGAAAGCGCTTGGCACCGACGCGCTCGGGCCGGCGCTGCATCCGTTGCAGGTCAGCCATGGGCGGTTTCTGTTTGCCTGGATCGCGATTGTCGCCACCGTCGCGGCGCTGCGCCCGCGTCTGACGTGGCCAGATTGGTCGAACCATATCGCCCGCACGGTTTGCGGTTGGGGCGGGGTGACGTTGATGTTCGCGGCAGCCGCGCTCATTCCGCTCAGCGATGCCACCGCAATCAGCTTTCTGAACCCGGTTTTCGGCATGATCCTGGCGATCCCACTTTTGGGAGAACGGGTCGGCCCTTGGCGCTGGCTGGCCGCCGCTATTGCCTTTGCGGGCGCGCTTCTGCTGATCCGACCTGGGGCGGAAGCGATCCAACTGGGCGCAGTTCTGGCGCTTGGAGCTGCGATGCTGATGGGGTTGGAACTGATCTTCATCAAGCGGCTTGCCGGGCGTGAGCGCCCGCTTCAGGTGCTGTTTGTCAACAACTCCCTTGGCCTGGTGATCGCGAGCCTGGCGGTGATCGCCGTCTGGCACCCGCCGACGCCTGCGCAATGGGCGGGGCTGGCCGGGCTTGGGGTTGCCATGGCCTGCGCGCAGTTCTGTTTCGTCAATGGCATGGCGCGGGCGGATGCGAGTTTCGTCACGCCCTTCACCTATATGACGCTCGTCCTCGCGGCGCTCTACGACCTCGTCATTTTCGACGTGATGCCAGACGCGATCAGCATCGGCGGCGCGGCGATCATCGTCACCGGCGCAGCGCTTCTGGCCTGGCGTGAGGCTGTCCACCGACGGTAA
- a CDS encoding PaaI family thioesterase: MANRVYAKSMDELLDQEALLSMSGLDFMEGIRDGRLPAPPISQGLNYALDTVEDGRVVFRGAPSFDHTNPMGTVHGGWYGTLLDSCMACAVMTKVPKGSIYTTLEYKINITRSIPVGMEIVADGIVSHAGRSTGVAEGTIRGVQDGKLYATGSTTCIIMKMTDGA, from the coding sequence ATGGCAAACCGGGTCTACGCAAAGTCGATGGATGAGCTTCTTGATCAGGAGGCGCTTTTGTCGATGTCGGGCCTGGATTTCATGGAGGGCATAAGGGATGGCCGTTTGCCCGCGCCGCCGATCTCCCAAGGGCTGAACTACGCGCTCGACACTGTCGAAGACGGGCGTGTGGTGTTTCGCGGCGCCCCGAGCTTTGATCACACAAACCCGATGGGGACGGTGCATGGCGGCTGGTACGGGACGCTTCTCGACAGTTGCATGGCCTGCGCGGTGATGACGAAAGTCCCCAAGGGTTCGATCTATACCACCTTGGAATATAAGATAAATATCACCCGTTCGATCCCCGTCGGCATGGAGATCGTCGCCGACGGTATCGTCAGTCATGCGGGGCGGTCCACCGGCGTGGCAGAAGGCACCATTCGCGGCGTTCAGGATGGCAAGCTTTATGCCACCGGCTCAACCACCTGCATCATCATGAAGATGACTGATGGAGCATAA
- the argF gene encoding ornithine carbamoyltransferase, producing MTHFLDINKTAPSDLRQMIDTARAMKDARAGRPKGMADDAQPLAGHMVALIFEKPSTRTRVSFDVGVRQMGGQTMVLSGTDLQLGHGETIADTAKVLSRYVDLIMIRTFEEDVLLELADHATVPVINGLTNRSHPCQIMADVMTYEEHRGPIKGKKVVWTGDGNNVCASFLHAAGQFGFDMTFTGPETLDPERVFIEEARAKGVNVEIIRDPARAVEGADLVVTDTWVSMHDSQSTKERRHNQLRGYQVNEELMRHAQDDALFMHCLPAHREEEATSAVMDGPHSVIFDEAENRLHAQKAVLRWCLGV from the coding sequence ATGACACATTTTCTCGACATCAACAAAACCGCGCCTTCCGATTTGAGGCAGATGATTGATACGGCCCGTGCCATGAAAGACGCCCGCGCCGGGCGGCCCAAAGGCATGGCCGATGATGCGCAGCCGCTGGCCGGTCATATGGTGGCGTTGATTTTCGAAAAGCCCTCAACCCGAACCCGGGTCAGCTTCGATGTTGGCGTGCGGCAGATGGGTGGGCAGACCATGGTCCTCTCGGGCACCGATCTGCAGCTTGGCCATGGCGAGACCATCGCGGACACCGCCAAAGTGCTTAGCCGCTATGTCGATCTGATCATGATCCGGACCTTTGAAGAGGATGTGCTGCTGGAATTGGCCGATCACGCGACGGTGCCGGTGATCAACGGGCTGACCAACCGGTCGCATCCGTGTCAGATCATGGCCGATGTAATGACCTATGAGGAACATCGCGGGCCGATCAAAGGCAAGAAAGTTGTCTGGACCGGCGATGGCAATAATGTCTGCGCCAGCTTTCTGCATGCGGCGGGGCAGTTTGGCTTCGATATGACCTTCACCGGGCCGGAGACGCTCGACCCCGAACGGGTGTTTATCGAAGAAGCCCGCGCCAAGGGGGTTAATGTCGAGATCATCCGCGACCCCGCCCGGGCGGTGGAAGGCGCGGACCTGGTGGTCACCGACACATGGGTTTCGATGCATGACAGCCAGTCGACAAAAGAACGGCGTCACAACCAGTTGCGCGGCTATCAAGTCAATGAAGAGTTGATGCGCCACGCCCAGGATGACGCGCTGTTCATGCATTGCCTGCCCGCCCATCGGGAGGAAGAAGCGACCAGCGCGGTGATGGACGGGCCGCATTCGGTCATTTTCGATGAGGCCGAAAACCGGTTACATGCGCAGAAGGCCGTTTTGCGTTGGTGTCTGGGCGTGTGA
- a CDS encoding GcrA family cell cycle regulator has protein sequence MSWTDERVEILKKMWGEGQSASQIAKELGGVTRNAVIGKVHRLGLSNRTTSGAAKPAPAKEAAKPAAKAEPAAPKPAPKPAATTAEPASRPSNVTPLRKPIVPAGQPLPPQPSANEISPEALAKVNEVEKHAKRISLMELTERTCKWPIGDPATDDFYFCGLPVQQGKPYCEAHVGVAFQPMSSRRDRRR, from the coding sequence ATGTCCTGGACCGACGAGCGCGTCGAGATACTCAAGAAGATGTGGGGCGAGGGCCAGTCGGCCTCGCAGATTGCCAAGGAATTGGGCGGCGTGACCCGCAATGCAGTGATCGGCAAGGTGCATCGCTTGGGCCTGTCGAACCGGACCACCAGTGGTGCTGCGAAACCCGCCCCCGCGAAGGAGGCCGCAAAACCGGCGGCCAAGGCCGAACCGGCCGCGCCGAAGCCTGCGCCCAAACCCGCCGCGACCACGGCCGAACCCGCCTCACGCCCCTCGAACGTGACCCCGCTTCGCAAACCGATTGTGCCCGCGGGGCAGCCGCTGCCGCCGCAGCCTTCGGCCAATGAGATCAGCCCGGAGGCCTTGGCCAAGGTCAATGAAGTTGAAAAGCATGCCAAGCGCATCAGCCTGATGGAACTGACCGAGCGGACCTGCAAATGGCCCATCGGCGACCCGGCGACCGATGATTTCTATTTCTGCGGCCTGCCGGTGCAGCAGGGCAAACCCTATTGCGAGGCGCATGTGGGCGTAGCGTTTCAGCCGATGTCGTCGCGCCGCGACCGGCGCCGTTGA
- a CDS encoding DUF2235 domain-containing protein — protein sequence MKRIAVFCDGTWNRSDSQTPTNVVRLAAAMAPLGPDGVVQVPIYIQGVGTGQGVTRLSRWADKVLGGAFGWGLMANIIEAYRHLVFLYEPGDEIFIFGFSRGAYTARSLAGFIRCTGIVDRDRLHKIPEAVERYRRKGDPTTHPSTPESFDFRSNASLRVVTSAAETAHRRDAGMPEAPLLRLAYLGVWDTVGALGVPKHLALAPVLNRDKFRFHDADLTRLVRMARHAIALDERRPSFCPTRWDNLERLNGGPMTDDAPYQERFFAGDHGSVGGGGDILDLSSITLRWIAEGAAEAGLALDPKALAAIARKENPMGPLHNHSERRQSLVERIMRMRLEDREGPERMEELHPAVYQRWSKEAKATGFKPYRPGSLKRVETQLAAFHAAQSATEDSTRFA from the coding sequence ATGAAACGGATCGCCGTGTTCTGCGACGGGACCTGGAACAGGTCGGACAGTCAGACCCCAACCAATGTGGTGCGGCTGGCCGCGGCAATGGCCCCGCTTGGACCTGACGGGGTGGTTCAGGTGCCGATCTATATTCAGGGTGTCGGGACCGGGCAAGGCGTCACCCGGTTGTCTCGGTGGGCGGATAAGGTGCTTGGCGGGGCCTTTGGTTGGGGCCTGATGGCCAATATCATTGAGGCCTATCGCCATCTCGTGTTCCTTTATGAACCTGGCGATGAAATCTTCATTTTCGGCTTCTCCCGCGGCGCCTATACCGCACGGTCGCTTGCCGGGTTTATCCGATGCACTGGCATTGTTGATCGCGATCGGCTTCACAAGATACCGGAGGCGGTCGAACGCTATCGGCGCAAGGGGGACCCGACCACGCACCCCTCGACGCCGGAAAGTTTCGATTTTCGGTCCAACGCGTCCTTGCGGGTGGTGACAAGCGCAGCCGAGACGGCACATCGGCGCGACGCCGGTATGCCCGAGGCACCGCTTCTGCGGCTGGCCTATCTCGGCGTTTGGGACACTGTCGGCGCTTTGGGGGTGCCCAAACATCTCGCGCTGGCCCCAGTGCTCAATCGCGACAAGTTCCGCTTCCATGACGCGGATTTGACCCGGCTTGTCCGCATGGCCCGCCATGCAATCGCGTTGGATGAACGCCGCCCGTCGTTCTGCCCAACCCGATGGGACAATTTGGAGCGGCTAAACGGCGGGCCGATGACGGATGATGCGCCGTATCAGGAGCGGTTCTTTGCAGGCGATCACGGCTCGGTCGGCGGGGGTGGCGACATTCTTGACTTGTCGAGCATCACGCTGCGTTGGATCGCAGAAGGGGCGGCAGAAGCAGGGTTGGCGCTTGATCCGAAGGCTCTTGCCGCGATCGCGCGGAAAGAAAACCCAATGGGGCCGCTGCATAATCATTCCGAGCGGCGTCAAAGCCTCGTTGAGCGGATCATGCGGATGCGGTTGGAAGATCGGGAGGGGCCGGAGCGGATGGAGGAGCTGCATCCGGCGGTCTATCAACGGTGGTCTAAGGAAGCGAAGGCGACGGGGTTCAAACCTTACCGGCCCGGCAGCCTAAAGCGGGTTGAGACGCAGCTTGCCGCGTTTCATGCGGCGCAGAGCGCGACCGAAGATAGCACGAGATTTGCCTGA
- a CDS encoding aspartate aminotransferase family protein, whose amino-acid sequence MISPVLPSYSRAPLSFVKGDGAWLVEADGRRFLDFASGIAVMALGHGHPALVNTLKSQAEKLWHTSNLYTVPEQQELAEKLVEHSFADTMFFCNSGTEAGELAVKMARKYWHEKGQPDRTTIITFEGAFHGRSMGMISAAGAEKLTAGFGPLLPGFIHLPFGDHDALREAAARPDVGAIMLEPIQGESGIRPVPDQCLKGLRDLCDEHGLLLIFDEIQCGMGRTGKLFAHEWAGISPDIMMVAKGIGGGFPIGALLATEEAAIGMTPGTHGSTYGGNPLGCAVAATVMDVITEDGFLEDVSRRAGLLRQKAEGLVASHPEVFEEVRGAGFMLGLVCKLPNLDVINAAFEQEMLTVPAGDNVVRLLPSLTLSEAEIAEGIDRLDRAATALKAQTHDAAE is encoded by the coding sequence ATGATCAGCCCGGTCCTTCCCAGCTATTCCCGCGCGCCGCTGTCCTTTGTCAAAGGCGACGGCGCTTGGTTGGTGGAAGCCGATGGCCGACGTTTCCTGGATTTCGCCAGCGGGATCGCGGTGATGGCACTTGGGCACGGGCATCCGGCCCTGGTCAACACGCTGAAATCACAGGCGGAAAAGCTCTGGCACACGTCCAATCTCTATACCGTGCCTGAACAGCAGGAGCTGGCCGAGAAACTGGTCGAACACAGTTTCGCCGACACGATGTTCTTCTGCAACTCCGGCACGGAGGCGGGAGAGCTTGCGGTGAAAATGGCCCGGAAATACTGGCATGAGAAAGGTCAGCCGGACCGGACCACGATCATCACCTTCGAGGGGGCGTTTCATGGCCGGTCCATGGGCATGATCTCCGCCGCCGGGGCCGAAAAACTGACCGCAGGGTTTGGGCCGCTTCTGCCGGGTTTCATCCACTTGCCATTTGGCGATCACGACGCACTGCGCGAAGCGGCGGCGCGCCCGGATGTGGGCGCAATTATGTTGGAGCCGATCCAGGGCGAAAGCGGCATCCGCCCGGTGCCGGATCAATGCCTGAAGGGCTTGCGTGACTTGTGTGACGAACACGGGCTGTTGCTGATTTTCGATGAAATTCAATGCGGTATGGGCCGGACGGGCAAACTCTTTGCGCATGAATGGGCTGGCATCAGCCCGGATATCATGATGGTGGCCAAAGGCATCGGCGGCGGCTTCCCGATCGGTGCACTGCTGGCCACGGAGGAAGCCGCGATTGGCATGACGCCCGGCACCCATGGCTCCACCTATGGCGGCAACCCGCTTGGCTGCGCGGTGGCCGCGACCGTGATGGATGTGATCACCGAAGACGGCTTTCTTGAGGATGTCAGCCGCCGGGCGGGCCTCTTGCGGCAAAAGGCCGAAGGGTTGGTCGCCTCACACCCTGAGGTGTTTGAAGAGGTGCGCGGCGCGGGCTTTATGCTTGGCCTGGTTTGCAAACTGCCCAATCTCGACGTGATCAATGCCGCGTTTGAGCAAGAGATGCTGACGGTTCCGGCAGGCGACAATGTGGTGCGGCTGTTGCCCTCTCTCACGCTGAGCGAGGCGGAGATTGCCGAGGGGATCGACCGGCTTGATCGGGCGGCAACCGCGCTGAAGGCGCAGACCCATGATGCTGCCGAATAG
- a CDS encoding lytic transglycosylase domain-containing protein: protein MTRVILILALLSLVATCGRGPATITGQEPPLYPNETPEIRALVNEYAARNDVPAALVHRVIQRESDYRPAARNGPYYGMMQILPQTARTMGHRGPASELLDAETNLRYAVRYLRGAWLLSDGDYDTAVGWYARGYYYEARNRCMLVETGLLDREIRRDCR from the coding sequence ATGACCCGTGTTATCCTGATCCTCGCGCTTCTGTCTCTCGTTGCCACCTGTGGCCGTGGCCCGGCCACTATCACCGGGCAGGAACCGCCGCTTTACCCCAATGAGACCCCGGAAATCCGAGCCTTGGTCAATGAATACGCGGCCCGCAACGACGTGCCGGCGGCCTTGGTTCACCGCGTCATCCAGCGCGAAAGCGACTATCGACCGGCCGCGCGGAACGGCCCCTATTACGGGATGATGCAAATCCTGCCGCAGACCGCGCGCACCATGGGGCATCGCGGTCCGGCCTCCGAACTGCTCGATGCGGAAACCAATCTGCGCTACGCCGTGCGCTACCTGCGTGGCGCTTGGCTGCTCTCGGATGGCGATTACGACACGGCGGTCGGCTGGTATGCGCGCGGTTATTACTACGAGGCGCGCAACCGTTGCATGTTGGTCGAAACCGGTCTGTTGGACCGTGAGATCAGGCGGGATTGCCGCTGA
- a CDS encoding serine hydrolase domain-containing protein → MTSATLADDLQSLADGLAADALIPGAVVGLVEADRLDWAVAGVRITGRDDLIERDDLWHLGSLTKSMTATVAARLVERGVIAWDDTAGVVLGRPDAPGAGATLEVLLTHRAGIAANPGMWRMINLPRDWSAESHHTDRQALADDVVSWPLAGNPGDFLYSNMGYMLAGQMLAVSAETSWEALIAAELFQPLGLNSPGFGPPGYLTSENQPWGHRAGLWGRLRAADPVTGPDNPPVFGPAGTVHMNAEDMLTYLRAHLMRDGRYLSAESWHVLQTPPDGTDYAMGWSRMTSGRLAHDGSNTFWLAVMGLDFEAGRAVFVAVNSGALDEIGPLLAEAGEAAFALP, encoded by the coding sequence ATGACAAGCGCGACCCTTGCCGACGATCTGCAAAGCTTGGCCGACGGGCTGGCGGCCGATGCTCTGATCCCGGGCGCCGTTGTGGGCCTGGTGGAGGCCGACCGGTTGGATTGGGCCGTGGCCGGTGTTCGGATCACCGGTCGGGACGACCTGATTGAGCGGGATGATCTTTGGCATTTGGGTTCGCTCACCAAATCCATGACCGCGACTGTTGCGGCCCGCTTGGTCGAACGCGGCGTGATCGCTTGGGACGATACCGCTGGTGTGGTTCTGGGCCGGCCCGACGCACCCGGCGCGGGCGCCACATTGGAGGTGCTCCTAACCCATCGGGCGGGCATCGCGGCCAATCCGGGTATGTGGCGGATGATAAATCTGCCGCGCGATTGGTCGGCCGAGAGCCATCACACCGACCGGCAGGCCTTGGCCGACGATGTGGTGAGCTGGCCCCTGGCCGGGAACCCAGGCGATTTCCTCTACTCCAATATGGGCTACATGCTGGCGGGTCAGATGCTGGCCGTATCCGCGGAGACATCTTGGGAAGCGTTGATCGCGGCGGAACTGTTTCAACCGCTTGGCCTGAACAGCCCCGGATTTGGCCCGCCGGGTTACCTCACCTCGGAGAACCAGCCTTGGGGTCACCGCGCTGGGCTTTGGGGCCGTCTAAGGGCCGCCGATCCGGTGACCGGCCCCGACAACCCGCCGGTCTTCGGTCCGGCGGGCACGGTGCATATGAATGCTGAGGATATGCTGACCTATCTCCGGGCGCATTTGATGCGGGATGGCCGCTATCTCAGTGCGGAGAGTTGGCACGTCTTGCAGACCCCACCAGACGGCACGGATTATGCCATGGGATGGAGCCGCATGACCTCGGGGCGTCTGGCGCATGATGGCTCCAACACCTTCTGGCTCGCTGTCATGGGTCTTGATTTTGAAGCCGGGCGGGCGGTTTTTGTTGCGGTCAACTCTGGCGCGCTTGACGAGATTGGACCGCTTTTGGCCGAGGCGGGCGAGGCCGCCTTTGCCCTCCCATGA
- a CDS encoding GNAT family N-acetyltransferase, whose product MMLPNSAYRFVKLTRDHYPLIESWLDQPHIGGWWGNSAVEIALMEEDFDRGPTDMRIVELEGRPFAFVQDYPAHHWPAPHFADLPADTRAMDTFLGDPDFLGKGHAQAYIRQRAIELMDQGASTIAIDPDPANTRAIATYTAAGFAPLEERECGDGDRVLVMLFQRQMAETPDIAQPSSG is encoded by the coding sequence ATGATGCTGCCGAATAGCGCCTATCGCTTCGTCAAGCTGACCCGGGACCATTACCCGTTGATCGAGAGCTGGCTTGACCAACCTCATATTGGCGGCTGGTGGGGCAATTCCGCTGTGGAAATCGCGCTGATGGAAGAAGATTTTGATCGCGGCCCCACGGATATGCGGATCGTGGAACTCGAGGGCCGCCCCTTTGCCTTTGTGCAGGACTATCCGGCGCATCACTGGCCCGCGCCGCATTTCGCCGACCTGCCAGCGGACACGCGCGCGATGGACACGTTTTTGGGGGATCCCGATTTCCTCGGCAAAGGCCATGCGCAGGCCTATATCCGCCAACGCGCCATTGAGTTGATGGATCAAGGCGCCTCCACCATCGCCATTGATCCGGACCCGGCCAATACCCGCGCCATTGCCACCTACACCGCCGCCGGTTTCGCCCCGCTGGAAGAACGCGAGTGTGGCGATGGCGACCGTGTGCTCGTGATGCTGTTTCAACGGCAGATGGCCGAAACACCCGATATCGCCCAGCCGTCTTCTGGCTAG
- a CDS encoding AsmA family protein, with translation MRWVIRTVFALVVLGLIAMGSLLAIPTERIAALVTDRLEQATDRRVAVTGRIRPTLIPHLGARVEGLEIGNPDWLDEGSLLSAESVTVGVSWSALLSGEIRLEEAVLDAPEITLIRAADGRANWDFGEDGVTETTPTDPTSGEASSGGGLLSTLGFDAAEIRNANLRYLDQASGQDLRAEDLDLTLRLPEAGGRGSLEASSVVNGSEIAFEASIDGIAALLEGEVRPLTLSLEWDGGSAAFDGRAGLSPAMDGQLNFEAQDLGPLLAVIGQPAPDLPYGLGRDRIAVAGDVTLASEGSMHLRQGRLTLDDHVLTANLDLLPGEDRPSLRGAIQGEEWNLSALTGGAQGEQTEGGSSDGATTGGWPRDPIDVSGLFALDAEITLALARLDLGLANLDGVDLLARLDQGRLVLEFRRVGAYDGAMSGTVVVNGRGGLSTRADLAFRDVSLRPLMEELAGYDRLEGRGDLAINVLGVGNDVASLMQSLEGAGQVQFGQGAILGFDLAGMIRNFDPSFQGEGQRTVFDSLNASFAITSGVLQNDDLVLAAPWGQVTGAGEADIGAQTLNYRVIPGVMQGADGSGGISVPLLITGPWADLSFRPDLAFIAEQELAEERERLEAEARARLAEEQERLEQSIRDQASDALGLDIQEGQSQEEVEDALEQRLREQAEEQLRRLFD, from the coding sequence ATGCGGTGGGTCATTCGGACAGTTTTCGCGCTTGTGGTGCTCGGCCTGATCGCCATGGGGTCGCTTTTGGCAATCCCGACGGAGCGGATTGCGGCGCTGGTCACCGACCGGTTGGAGCAGGCCACCGACCGACGGGTCGCGGTCACCGGGCGCATCCGACCTACGTTGATCCCGCATTTGGGCGCGCGGGTGGAAGGCTTGGAGATCGGCAACCCGGACTGGCTTGACGAGGGCAGCTTACTCTCAGCGGAGTCGGTGACAGTGGGGGTCAGTTGGTCTGCGCTCCTGTCCGGGGAAATCCGCCTTGAAGAGGCCGTGCTCGACGCCCCCGAGATCACTCTTATCCGTGCTGCAGATGGCCGGGCGAACTGGGATTTCGGCGAAGACGGCGTGACCGAGACGACCCCCACGGACCCCACTTCGGGGGAGGCATCGAGCGGCGGCGGACTCCTCAGCACGCTCGGTTTTGACGCCGCCGAAATCCGGAACGCCAATCTGCGCTATCTTGACCAAGCCAGCGGCCAAGACCTGCGCGCAGAAGACTTGGACCTTACTCTGCGCCTGCCCGAGGCCGGTGGCCGGGGCAGCCTCGAGGCCAGCAGTGTGGTCAATGGCAGCGAGATTGCGTTTGAGGCCAGCATTGATGGCATTGCCGCGCTTTTGGAGGGCGAGGTGCGCCCGTTGACGCTCTCTTTGGAGTGGGACGGCGGCAGCGCCGCGTTTGACGGGCGCGCAGGGCTCAGCCCGGCAATGGACGGGCAACTGAATTTCGAGGCGCAGGATCTCGGGCCGCTTCTGGCGGTGATCGGCCAGCCAGCACCGGATTTGCCGTATGGCCTCGGTCGGGATCGAATTGCCGTGGCGGGTGATGTGACCCTGGCCAGCGAGGGCTCGATGCATCTCCGGCAAGGCCGCCTCACACTCGATGATCATGTGCTGACCGCCAATCTCGATCTCCTTCCCGGTGAGGATCGCCCCAGCTTGCGCGGGGCAATCCAGGGGGAGGAGTGGAATCTGAGTGCACTGACCGGTGGTGCGCAAGGCGAGCAAACAGAGGGCGGGTCCAGCGACGGCGCTACAACCGGCGGCTGGCCCCGTGACCCGATTGATGTGAGCGGGCTCTTTGCCCTGGATGCCGAGATCACACTGGCACTTGCGCGCCTCGATCTGGGCCTGGCCAATTTGGATGGCGTTGATCTTCTCGCCCGGCTCGACCAAGGCCGACTGGTCTTGGAGTTTCGCCGGGTCGGCGCCTATGACGGCGCGATGAGCGGGACGGTTGTGGTCAATGGCCGCGGCGGCCTCTCGACGCGCGCCGATCTGGCGTTTCGCGATGTGTCGCTGCGCCCGTTGATGGAAGAATTGGCGGGATATGACCGGCTCGAGGGGCGTGGCGATCTGGCAATCAATGTCCTCGGCGTTGGCAATGATGTCGCCAGCTTGATGCAAAGCCTCGAGGGCGCCGGCCAAGTGCAATTTGGCCAAGGCGCAATCCTGGGCTTCGATTTGGCGGGTATGATCCGCAACTTCGACCCCTCCTTCCAGGGCGAGGGGCAACGGACGGTGTTCGACAGCCTCAATGCCAGCTTTGCGATCACCTCGGGCGTACTCCAGAACGACGACCTGGTGCTGGCGGCACCCTGGGGGCAGGTCACTGGGGCTGGGGAGGCCGATATCGGCGCACAGACCCTCAATTACCGTGTCATCCCCGGGGTGATGCAGGGGGCCGATGGCAGTGGTGGGATTTCCGTGCCGCTTCTGATCACCGGGCCCTGGGCCGATCTCAGCTTCCGCCCCGATCTGGCGTTTATCGCCGAACAGGAACTGGCCGAAGAGCGCGAACGCCTGGAAGCCGAGGCCCGTGCGCGTCTGGCAGAGGAACAAGAGCGGTTGGAGCAAAGCATCCGTGATCAGGCCAGCGACGCGTTGGGCCTCGACATCCAAGAGGGTCAAAGCCAGGAGGAGGTTGAGGACGCCTTGGAGCAACGGCTGCGCGAACAGGCGGAAGAGCAATTGCGCCGTCTCTTCGATTGA